From Plasmodium reichenowi strain SY57 chromosome Unknown, whole genome shotgun sequence:
tatataataataaactATACATCGGACCACATCATACATCAACTACTAAATCACGAGTGTTAAGCGAAAAGGACATACAATCGTCAGGTTATGATAAGGATGTTGAGATGAAATCAGTAAAGGAAAATTTCGATCGACAATCATCAAAACGTTTTGAGAAATACGAAGAACGTATGAAAGAAAAACGACAAAAACGTAAAGAAGAACGTgacaaaaatatacaagaaattgttaaaaaagataaaatgGAGAAACACTTAGCagaaaaaatagaaaaagGTTGTCTTAAATGTGGGTGTGCGTTAGGAGGTGGTGTTCTACCTGTTTGGGGTCTGGTCAGCGGTTTATGGTATGGGACATGGTTACAATATCTTTCTGAAGAGGCCCTTCCAGCGGGTATTAAAGCAGGTTTAAAAGAGGGtttaaaacaaattaagttaattacaaaaatatatcgTGGTACAGATGAGATTCCTGTAATTACTGTGGACCAAATGCTTTCTTCAGGAAAATTTACCAATGGTGTAAATCTTTATGATATGgttaaacatataaataatagtTTGTACAATGAATTGGGGGAGGGTAACTTTAGTC
This genomic window contains:
- a CDS encoding rifin, which encodes YNNKLYIGPHHTSTTKSRVLSEKDIQSSGYDKDVEMKSVKENFDRQSSKRFEKYEERMKEKRQKRKEERDKNIQEIVKKDKMEKHLAEKIEKGCLKCGCALGGGVLPVWGLVSGLWYGTWLQYLSEEALPAGIKAGLKEGLKQIKLITKIYRGTDEIPVITVDQMLSSGKFTNGVNLYDMVKHINNSLYNELGEGNFSQFWIQIDGMVNCETIDMFNTNNSTHIAAVAKAVEEGEALKVAEFAANTSLLSNTIIVSVVAILLIVLVMIIIYLVLRYRRKKKMKKKAEYTKLLNE